The proteins below come from a single Verrucomicrobiota bacterium genomic window:
- the proB gene encoding glutamate 5-kinase: MRKNLLQNVTRLVVKLGTGVLTDARKQPDLAQMEQLVAQIAQQRQAGREIVLVTSGAVGAGMGVLGCEKRPSDLAELQACAAVGQTRLMAAYEKLFAQFKLHVAQVLLTHDDLEHHERHLNARNTLVTLLGRGVVPIINENDAVSFTELKFGDNDKLSALVACLLPADLLVVLTSVEGVMENFRRPDSRILSLIEQIDQTVEHLALGTASATSVGGMASKIQAAKMVVRSGIPMVIASGRKSAVLARILDGLEEGTIFVPQSSKLKSRKRWIAFFHHPKGALFVDEGAKKALRESGKSLLPPGVRRCEGQFAAGDIVRICDLDGTEFARGICDFDSDAIQAGKLPRAEVIHRDNLVVL, from the coding sequence GTGCGGAAAAACTTGCTCCAGAACGTGACCCGGCTGGTCGTGAAGCTGGGCACCGGCGTGCTGACCGACGCGCGGAAGCAGCCGGATCTCGCGCAAATGGAGCAATTGGTCGCGCAGATCGCCCAGCAGCGCCAGGCCGGACGCGAAATCGTCCTGGTCACTTCCGGCGCGGTCGGCGCGGGCATGGGCGTGCTGGGCTGCGAGAAACGGCCCTCCGACTTGGCGGAACTGCAAGCCTGCGCCGCCGTCGGCCAGACCCGCCTCATGGCCGCTTACGAAAAGCTGTTCGCCCAATTCAAACTCCACGTCGCGCAAGTGCTGTTGACTCACGATGATCTCGAGCATCACGAGCGCCACCTCAACGCGCGCAACACGCTCGTGACTTTGCTGGGCCGCGGCGTCGTCCCGATCATCAACGAAAACGACGCCGTCTCCTTCACCGAATTGAAGTTCGGGGACAATGACAAGCTGTCGGCGCTGGTGGCGTGTCTGTTGCCCGCGGATTTGCTGGTGGTTCTGACCTCGGTGGAAGGCGTGATGGAAAACTTCCGCCGGCCGGATTCCAGGATTCTTTCGCTGATCGAGCAAATCGATCAAACGGTCGAACATCTGGCGCTGGGGACCGCGAGCGCGACGTCCGTCGGTGGGATGGCCTCGAAAATCCAGGCGGCCAAAATGGTCGTCCGCTCTGGAATCCCCATGGTCATCGCGTCCGGGCGGAAGAGCGCGGTGTTGGCCCGCATTCTGGACGGGCTGGAGGAAGGAACGATCTTCGTGCCGCAATCCAGCAAATTGAAAAGCCGGAAGCGATGGATCGCGTTCTTCCATCACCCCAAAGGCGCGCTGTTTGTGGATGAAGGAGCCAAGAAGGCCTTGCGCGAGTCCGGCAAAAGTCTGCTGCCTCCCGGCGTCAGGCGGTGTGAGGGCCAGTTCGCCGCCGGAGACATTGTCCGCATTTGCGATTTGGACGGGACTGAATTTGCGCGCGGCATTTGCGATTTCGACTCGGACGCT
- the argB gene encoding acetylglutamate kinase: MQDFIAKAATLLEALPYIQRFRSQTFVVKYGGSFMDSPDPEVRDGVARDIVFLEAVGINPIVVHGGGKAITRAMDATGLKAHFIQGMRVTDEATVNVVEQVLSREINPEIVKTINALGGKARGFSGAEIFTCRKLMLKSQEGQDIDIGFVGDVTSVNTEPLRECIRRSITPVISPTARGADGNIYNCNADVAAAQAAIALKAKRLVFMSDVPGLLRDPKNEKSLMTHLRIDEVESLKQAGVIDKGMIPKVDSAVTALGAGVEKVSFVDGRVDHAILLEIFTDAGVGTEVVC; encoded by the coding sequence GTGCAAGATTTCATTGCCAAAGCTGCGACGCTGCTCGAAGCGCTGCCGTACATTCAGCGGTTCCGCAGCCAGACGTTCGTCGTGAAATACGGCGGCAGCTTCATGGACTCGCCCGATCCGGAAGTGCGCGACGGCGTCGCGCGAGACATCGTCTTCCTGGAAGCTGTCGGCATTAACCCGATCGTCGTGCACGGCGGCGGCAAAGCCATCACGCGCGCGATGGATGCCACGGGATTGAAAGCCCATTTCATCCAGGGCATGCGCGTCACGGATGAAGCGACGGTGAACGTCGTCGAGCAGGTGCTGTCGCGCGAGATCAATCCGGAGATCGTCAAAACCATCAACGCGCTCGGCGGCAAAGCGCGCGGATTCTCCGGCGCGGAGATCTTCACCTGCCGCAAGTTGATGCTGAAAAGCCAGGAAGGCCAGGACATCGATATTGGTTTCGTCGGGGACGTCACATCCGTGAACACCGAGCCGTTGCGCGAGTGCATTCGCCGAAGCATCACGCCGGTGATCAGCCCGACCGCGCGTGGCGCAGACGGCAACATTTACAATTGCAACGCGGACGTCGCGGCGGCGCAGGCGGCCATCGCACTCAAGGCCAAACGGCTGGTCTTCATGAGCGACGTGCCCGGCCTGCTGCGCGATCCCAAGAACGAAAAGTCGCTAATGACCCACTTGCGCATCGATGAGGTGGAAAGCCTCAAGCAAGCCGGCGTCATTGACAAAGGCATGATCCCGAAGGTCGATAGTGCCGTGACCGCCCTTGGGGCCGGCGTGGAAAAGGTTTCCTTCGTCGATGGCCGCGTCGATCACGCGATCCTTTTGG